In the genome of Dyadobacter fermentans DSM 18053, the window TACTTCGCATTCACCCGCGGGCCGGTGCGGTTTGTGGTGCTGGATTCGGGCGAGGACAAAACCGACGACAGTGTGGAATACGGCGGGCTATCGGCATTTGACCGTTACCGGGAAGTGCAGAAAAAATGGCTGGAAAGAGAAATAGAGTCGCCAGATTTCAAAAAGGCCGATTTCCGCGTTGTACTAATCCACATTTCCCCCTACCATTCGGGCGACTGGCACGGCACGATGCATTGCCGCGCACTGTTCGGGCCGGTATTGAACAAAGCCAAAATCGACTTGCAAATTTCCGGGCATACGCACCGCTACATGACGCACGAGCCCGACGCCGACCATAACTGGCCGATCGTGATCGGCGGCGGACCGCTGGAAGGAAAGCGGACGCTCATCAAGCTCCACGCCACCCGCAAGCAGCTGGACCTCAAAATGATCCGTGACGATGGCGAACTGGTAGGAAAATTCCTGATCCCGAAGAAGGGCAAATGACCCGGATTTTCATCATGAGTTAATATTAATCGCATATTTTTGAATCCGAAACAGGAGACCCTTCGGGGTCTTTTGTTTTATAGTTAACCAATCATCTTTCATACCTAATGAAAAAATTTGCCCTTTACCTGCTTGCGATGCTGCTCGTTACAACGGCATCGTTCGCTCAGAAAACCGCAACTATTAATGTAGCGTCGTACAACCTTCGTTACAACACCCCCAACGACGGCGTGAATGCCTGGCCCAACCGCAAAGAGAATGTCAAAGGCCTCATCCGCTTCCACGAATTCGACATTTTCGGCGTGCAGGAAGCGCTGGTAGGCCAGCTGAAAGACGTGGCCGAGCTCCCCGAATTCGCCTACTACGGCAAAGGCCGCGATGATGGTAAGGAAGGCGGCGAGCATTCGGCTATTTTTTACAAAAAAGACCGTTTCAAACTGCTCAAATCAGGCGACTTCTGGCTGAGCGAAACTCCCGACAAACCGGGCCTGGGCTGGGATGCTACCTGCTGCAACCGCATTTGCTCCTGGGCGCAGTTTGAGGATTTGAAAACTAAAAAGAAGTTTTTCTTCTTCAACGTGCATTTCGACCACCAGGGCGTAGAGGCGCGCCGGCAATCGGGCCATTTGATGGTCAAAAAAATAAAGGAAATCGCCGGCAACAGCACCGCAATCCTGACAGGCGATTTCAATTCCACACCGGAAACCGAGCAGATCAAAACCTTGGGCGCCGCGCTTAACGACACGCACGACGTGACAAAACAAGCGCCTTACGGCCCGGAAGGCACATTCAACAGCTTCAAATTC includes:
- a CDS encoding endonuclease/exonuclease/phosphatase family protein, which encodes MKKFALYLLAMLLVTTASFAQKTATINVASYNLRYNTPNDGVNAWPNRKENVKGLIRFHEFDIFGVQEALVGQLKDVAELPEFAYYGKGRDDGKEGGEHSAIFYKKDRFKLLKSGDFWLSETPDKPGLGWDATCCNRICSWAQFEDLKTKKKFFFFNVHFDHQGVEARRQSGHLMVKKIKEIAGNSTAILTGDFNSTPETEQIKTLGAALNDTHDVTKQAPYGPEGTFNSFKFDAPMKARIDYIFVSKNVDVLKYGVLTDSKEQRYPSDHQPVLVKIEIK